A stretch of the Vigna radiata var. radiata cultivar VC1973A chromosome 7, Vradiata_ver6, whole genome shotgun sequence genome encodes the following:
- the LOC106769310 gene encoding uncharacterized protein LOC106769310, translating into MSNPLQLKSLNHISLLCASLEKSVEFYVNVLGFSPVKRPSSFDFNGAWLFNYGIGIHLLQSEDPRGMPKTTPINPKDNHISFQCESIAAVEKRLQQMEIEYVKSRVEESGIYVDQLFFHDPDGMMIEICNCDNIPMVPLSEDKLWSCSRFNCNIPNRQRQIQQMIPM; encoded by the exons ATGTCGAACCCTCTGCAACTCAAGTCATTGAATCATATCTCACTTCTGTGTGCATCACTGGAGAAGTCCGTTGAGTTTTACGTAAACGTTCTCGGGTTTTCTCCTGTTAAAAGACCTAGTTCGTTTGATTTCAATGGTGCATG GTTATTCAATTATGGCATTGGAATACACCTTCTCCAATCAGAAGACCCACGAGGCATGCCTAAAACTACTCCCATTAATCCTAAGGACAACCACATTTCTTTCCAa TGTGAAAGTATAGCAGCTGTGGAGAAAAGACTGCAGCAAATGGAGATAGAGTACGTGAAGAGCAGAGTAGAGGAAAGCGGAATCTACGTTGATCAGCTCTTCTTCCATGACCCAGATGGCATGATGATCGAAATCTGCAACTGTGATAACATCCCTATGGTGCCTTTATCAGAGGACAAACTATGGTCATGCTCTCGCTTCAATTGCAATATTCCAAACCGCCAGCGCCAGATTCAGCAAATGATCCCTATGTAG